The Candidatus Paceibacterota bacterium genome segment AGCCGGCTTGTGGCCGCGCGCGAGGAAGCCGGCGATCACACCCATGGGGTAGTTCGCCCAATAACCTCGCGGGCCGGGACGGAGCGGCTGGCTCAGGTCCACGCTGGCGGTGCCATTGCCCGAGGCGCTGCGGAGCGTAATCTTGTCCGAACCATTCGGCGACGCGGCGATGACCGTGTAACGATCAATGGCCATCGGCAGAACAAAGCCATCGTTGTAGTCCGTATGTTCACCGATCACGTTGACGCGCCCGGGGGCGGCGGCGATCCATTGGGGGTCGCGGTTGAAGCTCTTCCTGAAGTCAGCGGTCGTGAGCTGGGCAAGTTCTTGGAGTTTCATAGGTGTGATGGATGACGCGCGCGGCTTAACTGGTTGAGAACCGGTGGATGGTCAACTGGTGGTAGGTCTCGCCCGGCCGCAAGACTGTGTTCGGGAAATGCGGGATGTGAATCGAGTTTGGGAAATGCTGCGCTTCGAGGCAAAGCCCGCAATGCCGGACGTAAACGACGCCGTCCCGGCCAATGAGCGAGCCGTCCAGCCAGTTCGCCGTGTAAAGCTGCACGCCTGGCTCCGTTGTAAAGACCTCCATCACGCGGCCCGACCGCGGTTCGACCACCCGGGCGCAGAAAGCAGGCTGGCCGGAGTTTGTGGCGTCGCCCCGGAGGACAAAATTATGATCGTAACCCTGCGGCTTCCCACCCAGTTCCGCAAACCGCGCGCCGACGGTCGTGGGCCTGGTAAAGTTGAGCGGCGTGCCTCGGACCGGACGGACTTCGCCTGTCGGCACGTTGGTGGGGCTCTTCGGCGTATAGAAGTCTGCCGCGATGGTCAGCTTGTGGGCCTTGATGTCTCCCTGGCCCGCCAGGTTGAAGTAGGAATGATTCGTGAGGTTGATCGGCGTGGGCTTGTTCGTCGTGGCCGTGTAGCTAATCAGGAACTCGTTTGCGTCCGTGAGCTTCATGCAGACAATCACGGCCAGCTTTCCCGGGTAACCTTCCTCGCCGTCCGCGCTGGTGTAACTGAAACGCACCGTTGCTCCCCGGAGCGGCTCGGCCTTCCAGAGCACCTTGTCGAAGCCCCGGATACCCCCGTGCAACGCGTTGGGACCGTTGTTAACTGCCAGAGAGTAGTGCTTGCCGTCGAGCGTGAACTGCCCGCCGGCAATCCGGTTGGCCACACGCCCCACTGTGCAGCCAAAGTAAGGATGGTCCTTGAGATACTGTCCGAGGTTGTCGAACCCGCACACCACGTTGCCCAGGCGGCCCGTGCGGTCGGGCACGCGCAGTTCCGTAAGCATCGCCCCGTAGTTGGTGATCCTGGCGACGAGGCCGTGGGCATTCGTTAGCGTAAACAAGTCCGCGGCCCGGCCAGAGGGCAACTTGCCGAACGGCGATTTGACGACGGTGGCTTTCATGGGCAATGAACGGTTCGGCGTAGCGGACTAGTCGAAAGGAGCAGCAGGCAGCCGCATCCCAGAACCTTGGGGAGGGAACGACGCGCCGAAGAACTCATGCAACGGCCGCTACTTCTGCACGGGCCCGGCCGCGCTGTCCTTTTTGCGCATGGCCATAATGAGCATGAACACGCCGAACAGGAGCAGAATAATGCCCCAGATCAGGTTGACGTTGATGCCGAGCGATCGCTGATACATTTCGGCGTCGCCCCGGGTGGCAAAGCCGAAGATGGTCATCAACAAACCGACGAGCGAGAACATGAGGCCGATTGGCCAGCGAATATCGAGACCCATAAAGAGTTTCTTTCGTTTACCAGAAAATGATGTTGAGAATGACGCAGGCGATCAACAAGACCGTGCCCACGACCGCGGGGCGCAGATACCATGCGGTATCTTCGTCCTTGATCTTGGGTGTGAGCGAATAGACCAGTCCCTTGAGTTCCTCGTTGGTCTTGGTCCGGCGCGTGGCCAGGGAGATGACCAGCGTCAGCGTAAAGCAGACCAGGAAGGCGAAGCCGGCCAGCCAGAAGTTCTGCGCCATTTCGCTCGGGAAAATCTTCATCACACCCAGGTAGCCGCCCTTGACGCCCGGTGTGTTGCCGGTCGCAATGGTCAATGCGTGGAAGACGGCCGAGCCGCCGATGCCGCCGAACAACCCGAGGAAGGCCCCGGTGCCCGTGCAGCGAGCCCAGAACATGCCCAACAGGAAGGTCGCAAACAGCGGTGCGTTCACAAAGCCGAACACGAGCTGAATAATGTCCATGGCGTTGTTGTAAAGCGACGCGAAGTAGGCGGCCCCTATACTCACCAGAATGCCCACTACTGTCGCCGCCTGTCCCATCCAGAAATAGTGTTGGTCGCTCTTCTTCGGCGCGATGTAGGCCTGGTAAAGATCGTAGGTCCAGACCGTGTTGAAGGCGGTCACGTTGCCCGCCATGCCCGACATGAACGACGCCAGCAACGCCGTCAGCGCCAGGCCCAGCAGGCCGGTCGGACAGTACTTCTTCACCAGGGATAGGATCACACCGTCATAGTCGTACTCGGCGACCGCGTTGTAGAGCCCCTCTTTGATCTGCTCATCCTGCAGGCTGCCGGCGTCCTTGACCAGCGCGGCGACCTTTTCTTGATCCATCTTCTTGCCGATGGCATCGCTCACCGCTTTGAATGCGACCGTGCCGTCCATCGCACCAGCGGTCTTCACCACTGCCGCCGCGTTGGCATACACCTCGTCACTGATGATCGGTGGCGGGATGCGGTAATTCTTGTTCGGCATCGAGGTCAACGCCACCGCAATCATGCCGGGCACGATCACCAGCATCGGGAAGAGCATTTTCGGCACGGCGGCAACGAGTGGTGTGTTGCGGGCGGCGGTCATGTTCCGGGCGGCCATCGCGCGCTGCACCACGAGGAAGTTTGTGCACCAGTAGCCAAACGACAGCACGAAGCCCAGACCGAATACCATCGCAAACCAATCCACGCCCATTGGGTTGTTGGCCGGCCCGGCCAGTAGCGGCTGCCAGGCGCTGGACCAGGCGTTTGAGGCGTAGGTCGTGCCGGCTTCCTTCAAGTGCAGCGCTCCGGGATTCGTAGCCACGCTTTCCAGCGCCTTGTTCATTGACCCCCAGCCGCCGACATCCTTAAGGCCGAGGTAAACCACCGGCGCAAATCCGAGCACGATCATGAAGAACTGCAGCACCTCGGTGTAGATCGCGGAGGTCAGGCCGCCCTTGAGAACGTAAACCAGCACGACCCCGGAGCAGATCCACAGCGCGACGTGATAGTTCCACCCCAGAAGTTGGTTGAGCAGCTTGGCCAGGGCGTTCATTGAGATGCCGGAAGCGAACACGGTCATGACCGCGAAGGCGACCGAGTTCAGCGCCCGCACCCGCTCGTCGAACCTCATTTTGAGGTATTCCGGCACGGAGCGCGCCTTCGAGCCATAGTAGAAGGGCATCATGAAGATCGCCAGGAAGACCATCGCCGGAATTGCTCCCACCCAGTAGAAATGGCTGGTGGCGATGCCATACTTGGCCCCGCTGGCTGCCATGCCGACCAACTCCAGCGCGCCGAGGTTCGCCGAGATGAAAGCCAGTCCCGTTACCCATGTCGGGATGGACCGGCCCGAGGTCAGGAAGTCCGACGAGCTCTTGAGGTACTTGCGAAGGGCGAAACCAATGCCGATGACAAAGCCCGTGTAAGCGAGAAGGATGAAGTAATCGGGCCAGGCGAGTTGTACATGCATAGAGTTCGAATAGATTGGTGAGGTATTTAGGGTTTCTGCCGGCTGCTTGGCAAGTTCAAAATGCCCGCCGTTGGAGGCTGGTGGGGTGCGGTCGGCTAATGGCGTCAACGAGTGATGGCGGTCATGGGTGACCGACGGCGCGACATCTTCAGCTCGCACCCATCTGGACGCAGATTCGACATTTGCCAAAGTCCTCGCGACGATTTAATGGGAA includes the following:
- a CDS encoding aldose epimerase family protein, which translates into the protein MKATVVKSPFGKLPSGRAADLFTLTNAHGLVARITNYGAMLTELRVPDRTGRLGNVVCGFDNLGQYLKDHPYFGCTVGRVANRIAGGQFTLDGKHYSLAVNNGPNALHGGIRGFDKVLWKAEPLRGATVRFSYTSADGEEGYPGKLAVIVCMKLTDANEFLISYTATTNKPTPINLTNHSYFNLAGQGDIKAHKLTIAADFYTPKSPTNVPTGEVRPVRGTPLNFTRPTTVGARFAELGGKPQGYDHNFVLRGDATNSGQPAFCARVVEPRSGRVMEVFTTEPGVQLYTANWLDGSLIGRDGVVYVRHCGLCLEAQHFPNSIHIPHFPNTVLRPGETYHQLTIHRFSTS
- a CDS encoding sodium:solute symporter family protein, which encodes MHVQLAWPDYFILLAYTGFVIGIGFALRKYLKSSSDFLTSGRSIPTWVTGLAFISANLGALELVGMAASGAKYGIATSHFYWVGAIPAMVFLAIFMMPFYYGSKARSVPEYLKMRFDERVRALNSVAFAVMTVFASGISMNALAKLLNQLLGWNYHVALWICSGVVLVYVLKGGLTSAIYTEVLQFFMIVLGFAPVVYLGLKDVGGWGSMNKALESVATNPGALHLKEAGTTYASNAWSSAWQPLLAGPANNPMGVDWFAMVFGLGFVLSFGYWCTNFLVVQRAMAARNMTAARNTPLVAAVPKMLFPMLVIVPGMIAVALTSMPNKNYRIPPPIISDEVYANAAAVVKTAGAMDGTVAFKAVSDAIGKKMDQEKVAALVKDAGSLQDEQIKEGLYNAVAEYDYDGVILSLVKKYCPTGLLGLALTALLASFMSGMAGNVTAFNTVWTYDLYQAYIAPKKSDQHYFWMGQAATVVGILVSIGAAYFASLYNNAMDIIQLVFGFVNAPLFATFLLGMFWARCTGTGAFLGLFGGIGGSAVFHALTIATGNTPGVKGGYLGVMKIFPSEMAQNFWLAGFAFLVCFTLTLVISLATRRTKTNEELKGLVYSLTPKIKDEDTAWYLRPAVVGTVLLIACVILNIIFW